The following proteins are co-located in the Synchiropus splendidus isolate RoL2022-P1 chromosome 14, RoL_Sspl_1.0, whole genome shotgun sequence genome:
- the LOC128770954 gene encoding receptor-type tyrosine-protein phosphatase eta isoform X4, whose amino-acid sequence MKPPPRFLLPMWTLLVFSAALKVSQAQCRSCSEIDGILNATTTTILSGMPNCSLTVGDISGNGTLTDLSPGTTYMVHLACSGCCQNVTTKPAQVQNLTVTSVTTSSISVSWTEPVGAVSNYKVQWTDGMMEAVANETSKLITELASGTKYNIYVSAVADDSLTEGEMATVSQYTRPNQVQDLTVIEVTTSSIRLNWSHPVGGHLLYRVEWTGGNMENTSATSIDISSLSPGVQHQINVTAVAADRRTTGASKDVFQYTRPGKILNATLGSNTTSIWLSWSPPAGQMLNYRLTWHNGGERLIRYSAQESALLSHLTPGVEYTVTLVAIAQDNKTEGESITLSQFTRPEVVSDITVVGGTTDISVMWTPAPGGVDFYVVFLRRDSQQINMTRINNSNGTTFEGLTPGVRYCAEVVTTTSDLSSSSSSVCNATVPTPPGPITVESQTVDSVNFTWTDPSGMDHDQYTFFVSTFNGSYVTKDPWFLMDELEPGTLYNISVVTLGLLDYKSTAVTGSSYTIPHPVLNLEARPRNTTSITVDWSEPQGVQVFYKYRVRTHTLNGTIESSQEVSDTKAEVHDLEPGTEYRITVETVAAPESVSEPEQTDTYTKPEAVTGLREVHVNASVIQLTWIRQRDHKSTYSYLVDMYLDEDKILNVTTQRETYTFYNLIPGRQYRFDVYTVVGGVKSIVANISVLTKPSEVMNITLIGTTTDMFVTWSLPSGHVDSYSVLFKRDTELEYTNSNLSVTSENATLVGLTPGVLYCVVVVTKTAHLETNSSSVCNATFPTPPGPITVYSQTVSSITFTWMDPDGMSHNQYRFRVTTFRDSFITRNNSVTLDDLQAGTLYSVSVATVGLLAYESTAVTGQNYTIPQRVEPKISSQGSNSSVMVTWNTPPGGVEYYVVTLNGSLMDFEPRRLNNDTQELLFDSLSAGMLYTAVVTTHSGPCSASSEPVSNATFPNRPGPIEIVMKTTRSLTLKWAEPILMDNAEFQYKLEISPPGTMFAWTPHTSYTFFALVSGTPHNITVATVGLMNLKSDPVTIYSVSTRPKTVQSPSLSSEEDKIKVTWSHPDQYKTSYRYFLTWHSFEQSVNRSTTVTKNEFTINHLTPGTSYNISITTETMDGTRGLPYWIDGCTDASPVNGVAIQSPNTANAKIIVSWSKPRGHHRGVKLSIPEANIVRYTSACLQNCSLTISNLSHHTEYNLTLETLGCGHPSKPVYMSARTGITEPIIPENFESLSMVNDIKYNQFSVQIDSKLLVSNEGPITSVGVLITNSPADINAADMKRYLGKTYEEWRQKKTLAYLAILRERDLNTRRNMEDMVIVVGDTNKWQSYDNGFLSGNGRYHYAIALFTKVALERGLVDDRSSIVSITGFYPEVHLPHDPEFIGLAVGVPLGIFCMLFIILIGFIVYWRRLATKESSEIQIHSMGAKVSAAVKVEDFEAFYKKQKADSNCGFAEEFEDLKIVGTGLAKLNALSLENKPKNRYNNVLPYDSSRVKLSIISGSPYDDYINANYMPGYLSRKEFIAAQGPLPGTVNEFWRMIWEKNVQTVVMLTRCIEQGKIKCEQYWTEDTKHYANITVTKTSEVPLDDWTIREFDIKNVKTAETRTIRHFHFTAWPDHGVPKTTELLISFRHLVREHMDQYSKFSPTVVHCSAGVGRTGTFIAIDRLVFQIERENIVDIYGVVHDLRLHRPLMVQTEAQYVFLNQCALDIIKSRTGTNVDLIYQNTAAFSLYENLELKRFK is encoded by the exons gtTTCACAAGCACAGTGCAGAA GTTGTAGTGAAATCGATGGTATCCTTAACGCCACGACGACAACCATTTTGTCGGGAATGCCAAACTGCAGCCTGACTGTTGGGGACATTTCCGGGAACGGTACACTGACTGATCTGAGTCCAGGAACCACCTATATGGTCCATCTAGCTTGCTCAGGATGTTGTCAAAATGTCACAACTA AGCCCGCTCAAGTCCAAAATCTCACTGTGACTTCAGTCACAACATCCTCAATTTCAGTGTCCTGGACTGAACCGGTGGGAGCCGTTTCAAACTATAAGGTTCAGTGGACAGATGGCATGATGGAAGCTGTTGCCAATGAAACCTCTAAACTTATCACTGAGTTGGCGTCCGGAACTAAGTACAACATATACGTGAGCGCAGTAGCAGACGACAGCCTCACCGAAGGAGAGATGGCGACCGTCTCACAATATACAA GGCCCAATCAAGTCCAAGACCTTACTGTGATAGAAGTCACCACTTCCTCCATACGGTTAAATTGGAGTCACCCTGTGGGAGGGCATCTGCTCTATAGAGTAGAGTGGACTGGTGGAAACATGGAAAATACATCTGCAACTAGCATCGACATCAGCAGCCTCAGTCCAGGAGTCCAGCATCAAATTAATGTGACTGCAGTTGCTGCTGACCGCCGCACGACGGGAGCCAGTAAAGATGTCTTCCAATACACAA GACCAGGCAAGATCCTGAATGCCACATTGGGCTCTAACACCACATCTATTTGGTTGAGCTGGAGTCCGCCTGCTGGCCAAATGTTGAACTACAGACTGACATGGCACAACGGCGGGGAGCGACTGATAAGATACTCGGCTCAGGAGTCTGCCCTGTTATCACACCTGACACCAGGAGTGGAATACACGGTCACGCTTGTCGCCATTGCACAAGATAATAAAACGGAAGGAGAATCCATCACCCTTTCCCAGTTTACAA GACCTGAGGTGGTTTCGGACATCACGGTCGTGGGAGGAACGACAGATATATCGGTGATGTGGACACCAGCTCCTGGCGGAGTGGACTTCTATGTTGTCTTTTTGAGAAGAGACTCACAGCAGATAAATATGACTCGCATTAATAACTCAAATGGAACAACATTTGAGGGTCTGACACCAGGAGTTCGCTATTGTGCCGAGGTCGTCACCACAACTTCTGATTTGAGCAGTTCAAGTTCCAGCGTTTGCAATGCAACAG TTCCCACACCTCCAGGTCCCATCACTGTGGAATCCCAAACTGTTGACTCTGTTAACTTCACCTGGACTGATCCGAGTGGTATGGATCACGATCAGTACACCTTCTTTGTGTCCACCTTCAATGGCTCTTACGTCACCAAAGACCCATGGTTCTTGATGGATGAGCTGGAGCCAGGAACTTTGTACAATATTTCCGTTGTAACGCTCGGCTTGTTGGACTATAAGAGCACAGCAGTGACTGGGAGCAGTTACACTA ttCCCCATCCGGTGTTGAATCTGGAGGCCCGCCCACGTAACACCACATCAATAACTGTGGACTGGTCGGAACCACAGGGTGTGCAGGTGTTCTACAAATACCGGGTCAGAACCCACACTTTAAATGGAACAATTGAAAGTTCACAGGAGGTCAGTGATACTAAAGCTGAAGTACATGATCTGGAGCCAGGAACAGAATACAGAATCACTGTAGAAACTGTGGCAGCACCGGAAAGTGTGTCAGAACCAGAGCAGACTGACACTTACACAA AGCCGGAAGCAGTGACGGGTCTGAGAGAGGTGCATGTAAATGCCAGTGTCATCCAGTTGACATGGATCAGACAGAGAGATCATAAATCCACCTACTCCTACCTGGTGGACATGTACTTGGATGAGGATAAGATCCTGAATGTGACAACACAAAGAGAAACCTACACCTTCTACAATCTGATCCCAGGGAGACAGTACCGTTTTGATGTGTACACTGTTGTTGGAGGGGTGAAGTCCATTGTTGCGAACATTTCAGTTCTCACAA AGCCCTCGGAAGTGATGAACATTACACTCATTGGAACAACAACAGATATGTTTGTGACCTGGAGTCTTCCGTCTGGTCATGTGGATTCGTATTCAGTCTTGTTCAAAAGAGACACTGAGTTGGAGTACACAAACAGCAATCTAAGTGTCACGTCCGAAAATGCAACTTTAGTGGGTCTGACACCAGGAGTCCTATACTGTGTAGTGGTGGTCACCAAAACAGCCCATTTGGAGACAAACAGTTCTTCTGTGTGCAACGCAACCT TTCCAACCCCTCCAGGTCCCATCACTGTTTACTCTCAGACCGTCAGCTCCATCACCTTCACCTGGATGGATCCAGATGGAATGAGTCATAATCAGTACAGATTTCGTGTCACAACTTTTAGAGACTCTTTCATAACCAGAAACAACTCAGTCACTCTGGACGACCTACAAGCTGGAACTCTCTACTCTGTTTCTGTCGCAACAGTTGGTTTGTTGGCGTATGAAAGTACAGCGGTGACTGGTCAAAACTATACCA TCCCTCAGAGAGTGGAACCCAAAATCTCCAGCCAAGGCTCCAACAGTTCAGTCATGGTGACATGGAATACTCCGCCAGGAGGAGTGGAGTACTACGTTGTGACCCTAAATGGTTCACTGATGGATTTCGAACCAAGGAGGTTGAACAATGATACGCAGGAGTTGCTCTTTGATTCTCTCTCTGCCGGGATGCTGTACACAGCAGTAGTGACCACACACAGTGGTCCGTGTAGTGCCTCGTCTGAGCCAGTGTCAAATGCGACTT TTCCCAACCGTCCTGGTCCGATTGAGATCGTAATGAAGACAACTAGATCGCTGACGCTGAAGTGGGCAGAACCTATTCTAATGGACAATGCTGAATTCCAGTACAAATTGGAAATCTCTCCACCCGGAACAATGTTTGCCTGGACTCCACACACAAGCTACACCTTTTTCGCCTTGGTTTCAGGGACTCCACACAACATCACTGTGGCAACAGTGGGTCTCATGAATCTTAAAAGTGACCCAGTCACCATCTACTCTGTTTCCACAA GGCCAAAGACTGTGCAGAGTCCCTCATTATCAAGTGAAGAAGACAAAATCAAAGTCACGTGGAGCCATCCTGATCAATATAAGACTAGCTACCGTTACTTTTTGACCTGGCATAGCTTTGAGCAGTCGGTCAATAGAAGCACTACTGTCACAAAAAATGAGTTCACCATCAATCATTTGACGCCTGGAACCAGCTACAACATCAGCATTACCACAGAAACAATGGATGGAACCAGAGGTCTTCCTTACTGGATCGATGGATGCACAG ATGCAAGTCCAGTTAATGGCGTCGCTATTCAAAGTCCAAACACAGCAAATGCAAAGATCATTGTGTCCTGGTCCAAACCCAGAGGTCATCATCGAGGTGTCAAGCTTTCTATTCCAGAAGCAAACATTGTTCGGTACACAAGTGCCTGTCTCCAAAATTGCAGTCTCACAATCTCCAATCTGAGTCACCATACAGAATACAACCTGACATTGGAGACTCTTGGCTGTGGTCATCCCAGCAAACCTGTGTATATGTCCGCTAGAACTGGCATTACGG AACCAATCATTCCAGAGAACTTTGAGTCACTATCAATGGTAAATGACATAAAGTACAACCAGTTTTCTGTTCAAATTGACTCCAAACTTTTGGTGAGCAACGAAGGCCCAATCACCAGCGTGGGTGTGTTGATCACGAACAGTCCAGCAG ACATAAATGCTGCTGATATGAAGAGGTACTTGGGAAAGACATATGAAGAGTGGCGCCAGAAGAAAACCCTGGCATACTTGGCCATactcagagagagagaccttAATACACGTAGAAATATGGAGGATATGGTCATTGTAGTTGGAGATACAAACAAATGGCAAAGCTATGACAATGGTTTTCTCAGTGGAAACGGACGATACCA CTACGCCATTGCCCTGTTCACCAAGGTCGCCCTCGAGAGAGGCCTCGTAGATGATCGGTCATCAATTGTATCAATAACAGGCTTTTATCCTGAGGTCCACCTCCCACATGACCCAG AGTTTATTGGCCTGGCTGTCGGAGTTCCCTTGGGGATTTTCTGCATGCTCTTCATCATTCTCATCGGATTTATCGTCTACTGGAGAAG GTTGGCCACAAAAGAATCGTCAGAGATTCAGATACATTCAATGGG gGCTAAAGT aagtgctgctgtgaaggttgAGGACTTCGAAGCATTTTACAAAAAGCAGAAAGCCGATTCCAACTGCGGATTTGCCGAGGAGTTTGAG GACCTGAAAATTGTTGGTACCGGCCTGGCGAAATTAAACGCCCTCAGTCTGGAGAACAAGCCGAAAAACCGCTACAACAATGTGCTCCCAT ATGATTCTTCGAGGGTGAAGCTTTCCATTATTAGCGGAAGCCCATATGATGATTACATCAATGCTAACTACATGCCG GGCTACCTTTCCAGGAAAGAGTTCATTGCAGCTCAGGGTCCCTTGCCCGGCACGGTGAACGAGTTTTGGAGGATGATCTGGGAGAAGAATGTGCAGACTGTGGTCATGCTGACACGCTGCATCGAACAGGGAAAG ATAAAATGTGAGCAGTATTGGACCGAAGACACGAAGCACTATGCCAACATCACTGTGACCAAAACCTCAGAAGTACCTCTGGACGACTGGACAATCAGAGAGTTCGACATTAAAAAT GTAAAAACGGCAGAGACTCGAACTATTCGCCACTTCCACTTCACAGCATGGCCGGACCACGGAGTGCCGAAAACCACCGAGCTGCTCATCAGCTTCAGACACTTGGTCCGagagcacatggaccaatattCCAAATTTTCTCCTACCGTTGTCCACTGCAG TGCTGGTGTGGGACGCACAGGCACTTTCATTGCCATTGACCGTCTGGTTTTCCAAATTGAGAGGGAAAATATTGTGGATATTTATGGTGTTGTCCACGATCTGCGTCTTCACCGGCCCCTCATGGTGCAGACAGAG GCTCAGTATGTGTTTCTGAACCAGTGTGCGCTGGACATTATCAAGTCAAGAACTGGAACCAATGTGGATCTCATCTACCAAAACACAGCTGCCTTCTCCTTGTACGAGAATCTGGAGCTGAAGAGGTTTAAGTAA